The window CCTGCATTAAGAATTAGCTATCATTATCTTCCTTCAAATCTAAAGCGATGCTTTGTTTATTGTTCTTTGTTTCCAAAAGATTATGAATTTGATAAAGGTGAGCTGGTCTTGCTATGGATGGCAGAGGAACTTTTacagccaaaaggaaaaaagtcTTTGGAAGAACTTGGTTGTGAATATTTCGATCAATTGGTTGCAAGGTCCTTTTTTCAGTCCTCTAGTACTGATAACAGCTTCTATGTGATTCATGATATCATGCATGATTTGGCAACAATTTATGCTGGAGAATTCTATTTTAGAGCTAAAAAACTTGAGAAAAATAACAGGATCAGCAATAAAACTCGTCATTTATTGCATAACTCAAGAGGAAACTATCCCTGCTCGCAACTTGTTGTAGCTTGTGGTAGGGTAAAGGATGTGAGGAcatttcttgaaataaatttgaaTGATGATGATCATCCTTTCAATATGGAAAACGCTCCTCATATCTTTTCATCACAGCTGAAGTGCTTAAGAATTTTGTCATTTAATACATTTCCTCTTTATTCATTACCCAATTCAATAGGTAAATTGATTCATCTGCGTTATTTGGATCTCTTGTATACATGTATACAGACATTGCCTGAGGAATTGTGTACTTTGTACAATCTCCAAACATTAAAGTTGAATAAATGTCGTTGGCTAATGAAGCTACCCAACAATATGCAAGATCTTGTAAATTTACGTCATATTGATATTGAAGGAGCTGGTCTTGAAGAGATGCCAAAAGGAATAAGCAAAATGAGGGATTTGCAGTTTttaagggcttgtttgggtgagcttttaagaaaagattttttttcgagttatctttttttaaaagatcttatagagaagtaaaagtaattttatgtttggatatctcatgtaaaaaagtCTTTTTATCTATCTATTATGTTtgtgtataacaatataaaagtacttttttgtttatttattacatgaaaaacatcttgttttaaggaaaaaagatcttttaaaaaaaagatgtaaattatagcttctcaaaaaagatctttttttgattttactagtgcttttatttttactactagaaatttgccaaacacgttaaaaaataaaaaaaaatctttttttggatttttttaacaaaataatggcaccCAAACATGCACTAAGTGACTTTGTTGTCGGCAAACTTGCAGAGAATAATGGAATAAAGAATTGGGAGCTCTTGCAAATATTCACGAGATGCTTCGCATTTGCCCATTAGAGAATGTCATTGATGGTGATCAAGCTTTGGAGGCAAGAATGGCTGAGAAGAAGAACATTAGGAGTCTATATTTGACTTGGTCATCGGACAACGATACGGCTGATTCTCAAGATATAATCAACAATCTAAGGCCTCACACAAACTTGAGAGAGCTATCAATCAATGAGTACATGGGTCAAACATTTCCAAATTGGTTAGGACATTCTTCCTTCAGAAATATGACCAAAATCTACTTGAAATGCTGCAGCAATTGTTTTGAGCTTCCTTCTGTTGGACAGCTACCCTCTTTGAAGCACTTGCAGCTTAACGAGTTTAACAAATTAACGCGCGTCGGTGCCAAGTTTAACAAAGATGATGAATCTTCTTTTTGCGGGACACCCTTTCCAATGCTTAAAACTCTGTGTTTTTCTGATATGTATTGTTGGGAGGAGTGGCTTTCAGTTTCATCTGAGTTTGAGTTGGATGCTTTTCCTTGGCTTAGGGTGCTTACAATGCGAAATTGTCCTTTGTTAAGGGGAGATTTACCCAGCCAACTACCTGCTTTGAAAAGCATTCGCATTAGTCAATGTGCTCAACTTGCTTTTACTCTCCCAAGAGTAGATGCAATGCTCAAGTTATCTGTTGAAGGACCCCACCAAGTGGAGGCCGTCTTTGAGGCCATTGCTCGCAACCAACTAAACTGTCTACAATCTTTAAGAATCTCAAGATGTTATTCGTCCATATCATTTCCTGGAGCATGTTTGCCTTTTTCATTGCAAAACTTGGAAATTCTCGGTTGCCCATATCTAGAGTTCCCAATGTCGCAGAAGCTGCGTGAGTCATTACAGTCGGTATCAATATTTGACAGTTGTTTTTCACTCGTGTCCTTCCCTTTGGCAAGCTTTCCAAATCTCACTGCACTCAGAATTTCATCCTGTAATTAAAAATATGAGGTCTCTGGAGGAATCATATCCTACTGCTGCTTCAACTTCAAGTCTCTGCTCTTTAAGCATCAACAGCTGTCCTAGTCTTGTGTCTTTTGAGATGGTTGCACCCCATCTAGAGGATCTCTTCCTAAGCGATTGCTCAGAAATTGAGTCATTTCCTGAAGGGGGTTTGCCACCAAACCTGAGAATGCTTGACATCCGAAGTTGCAAGAAGCTGGTCACGTACCTAGCATCCATGGACTTGCGTAATCACTATCTTACACATCTTGACATTGAACATCCTTATGATAACATCAATTCCTTCCCCATGGACGGTTGCCTGCCGTCCTCCCTTGAGACTCTCTATTTGCGATGCTTTCCAAGTCTAGAAATCTCAGACtgtgttcacaccctgggtcaagctgtccgacccgggatggttagcggcaaagcgaccgaccttcTCAGGTCAGatcatccgacctcttctcaaagagctcggccaaattaccagaaaagcccaataaagggcccaaatagagaaaCACGATCCAAATCCAAAGACAGTCCAAGCCTACtgggataagggcggttcccttgaagataagctgacctcaactcaaaaagataagataagataagataactaacttatcttatctaaaaggtcactctacaaccactataaatacactggagcacccaggtataactcatactctgattctactaaaaacctgcttaatacccttgctaagttaagcatcggagtcccttgcaggtacccccaccctccggtggtgaAGGATCAGTAGTGCAGCCAAGCTCaataagtcggacacgacagctccggcctcCTCTTAcaaccggacacgtcatctccgatcagcataaaagatctcgtccgagatcgacctacagtttcagataaccctcgaaacattggcgccgttgctggggaacctggaagtcatcccatcaccatggcggacgaccatgacaatgaccacgattcagatctagaggatagaacaccaCACAAAAACGCAGACACTACGCCGAAAGATACTCCggaatctaacggagacaaaaactcatcaaatccgggagtaatagaagcacttcaagatcgtttaaagcaacttgaaaaagaaagccagcatcaatgagaagttggcaaggatctacaaagagagctAAGACGACGTCGCGAATTAAAAGATAAACTCCTACAACTCGACGCTGATCTCAAAGCAAAAgctacccggaccacccctgaggacaattcacgcaaagatcaagatccattcactaggaaaatcatgaaaactaaaattcctaaggacttcaagctcccggatatgactttgtataatggcactacagatcccaaccatcatctcagcaacttcagaagcagaatgtacctcactgacgcctcagacgccgttcgctgcaaagcttttcccacgactctcacgaagacagcaatcagatggttcgacaacctacctccaaagtccatcttaagctttgatgacctagccaaaaaattcctggccagattctccatccaaaaagacaaggctaagcacgccccagtctactaggaatcaagcaaggagttcgggaaagtcttcgcaagtacatgaaaagattcaacaaaatatgcctagatatacaaagcttgccaacagaggccgccatcatgggcctcatcaatggcctacgagagggaccttttagccaatctatatcaaagaaatatcccACATCTCTAGATGAAGTGCAAGAGCGagcggagaaatacatcaacatggaagaaaactctcggTTAGGAGAAATCTCAAAGTCCGGATTTCCCTACCGAGACAAAgttaaagagtccaaaaagaaggaagattgacaaggggagaaaataaaaaagtatcataATTATACTCCACTTAGAGTATCGCTGGTAGAtgtctacaaagaagtctgccatacggagaaaatacccccagctcgacccctcaaaggcaaaagaggagggggAAACCGAAAcgagtattgtgaataccatcgtgtccatggacattccaccaacgaatgcttcgatctaaaaaatatcatagaaaagttaatgagagaaggaaaactagatcggtatttggccacccgagacgatgagcaaagaaaaaggagaagggacGAGGAGGTCGGAcaaaccgagcgatcacctcgtacgccagaaagacatgttcatatgatacacggaggatttgcaggaggaggaatctccaagtcatcccgcaaaagacatcttaaagaagtatatcatgtcgaaggaaaggaggaagcacccggcATTCCTGCAATTACGTTCACCAAGGAAGACGCGTCCAGTATCAtcccaggacacgacgatcccatggtcatcaccatcatactggcaaacgccaatctccaccgcacactaatagaccaagggagctccgccgacatcttatttaaaactgccttcgacaagctcggcttagaagaaaaagagcttagagcatacccaaacagcctgttcggactgggagataccccagtacaacccctgggatacgtgtcactacatacaactttcggaaaaggaaaccaatccagaacacttaaaatagactacatcgtggtcgacgtaagttcagcctacaatgccttaataggtcggacaacactaaatcaactcggtgcaatagtctcaactccacatctatgcatgaaatttccaaccacagaagggatagctacgataaaagcagatcaaaagatggcacgccgctgctacaacgaaagtctaaatctcaaaggcagaggagaagaattccatacaattgagcttggtggagttcagagacgagaagaactacgaccacagcccgaaggtgaagtagagaaagtttagatcggagacacctcggacaaaacaactaatattggcacgatcctaaaaggagacgcaaaagaattactagtacagttcttacgagataatgtcgatctcttcgcatggaaagctgcagacatgccaggcatagaccccaaactaatgtgtcacaagttggcggtctatctaggatctcggccggtatagcagagacgaagaaaacttgggacAGAACAATCCCAagttgtggaagaacaggtacaagcactactggaggcaggattcataagagaagtcaagtacccactatggctagctaacgtcgtcttggtgaaaaaatcaaatgggaagtggcgaatgtgcaccgactacaccgatctcaacaaagcctgcccaaaagatccttacccactcctaagtatcgacgctctggtagatgcctcatccggatataaatacctctcgtttatggatgcatattccggatacaatcaaatccctatgtatccaccagatcaagaaaagaccatgtttttaacaccaaaagcaaattactgctacattgtgatgcctttcggtctcaagaatacgggagctacttatcaaaggctaatgaataaagtcttttcagatcatattggaaaaatcatggaagtctacgtggacgacatgttaataaagacacaaagtgaagagacattattgtccgacctggcccaagtgttcgacactataaggaagcataacatgcgactcaatcctgcaaaatgcacctttgcagtagaagcaggcaaattcttaggtttcatgctcacacaaagaggaattgaggcaaatccggacaaattccaggccatactcaacataaagagcccaacttgtgtcagagaggtacaccaactcaacgggagattggcagccttatccagattcttagcaggatcagcgataagatctctccccttctatgccactttaaggaaaggaaagaagttcgaatagACAATGGAGTGCgcgcaagccttccaggatttcaaaagtttcCTGGGATGACCACCTAtctaactcgaccacgagaggaagagccactcgtattatacctcgcggtagaaagtcgggcagtagcctcggcactggttcgagaggacgacaaagggcaacaacctatatacttcattagtaaagcgctgcaaggatccgagctgaactaccaaaaaatagaaaagtttgcctatgctctcatactgacGTCTCGAcaacttcgcccgtacttccaggctcataccattaaggttcagaccaaccaacccataagaAGGATATTGTAGAAAACGGATCTAGCAggtagaattttacaatgggcagtcgagttatccgagttcgacctccaatatgaagctcagacagccatcaaatcacagtacttagccgacttcattgcagaattcacagacaccctgaaaacccccacagaatggaatttctacgtggacggttcctcgaataagactggaagcggcgcaggtgtgataatagaaagcaaccaaggaacccaagttgagctctccctcaaatttgggttcccggcctcaaacaaccaggcggaatatgaagcgttactagctggtttgaagctagctaaggaggtgggagctcaaaaactcaacatcttcagcgattcacaagtagtcacctcacaaataacaggaagctactaAGCCAaaaatcccaccatgaaaaaatatttggataagaccagggaacagctcggacagctcggggaatataagatccacCACATACCCCACGAACAAAATGcctgagctgacgcactctcaaagttagccagcaccaaaccagggggcaacaacagaagcctcatctaGGAAATGCTACAGAGCCCGTCagtctcggaagaggaaaaaatcCTGGCCATAACatgtcaggatcaaggatggatgacccccataattagctacctcaaaacagaaacactcctcacagatgaaaaggaggcaaagaaattaaaatgggaggcacaatactacactatcatagacaataccctatacaaaagagggatttcaataccattattaaaatgtgtgccgacctccaacacaaggaaagttttagaggaagtacacagtggcatttgtggcaatcatcttggagcacaagctctcaccaaaaaagtactccgggcggggttTTATTGaacaactctacaaaaggaagctacagagtttgtaaagacatgtccaccatgccagaaacattccaacttccacatcgccccgccggaagagctcatcagcgtaacttcaccttggccatttgcaaaatggggacttgatcttctcggaccctttttCCAGGGATCGgtgcaagttaaattcctcatagtaggggtagactatttcacaaaatggatcgaggcagagcccctagccaacgccactgctcaaagaagccggaaattcctatatagaaatattgtcacaaggttcggggtttcatactccatcaccacagacaatggcactaaattcacagatgcaggcttcagaaaattagtagccgacttgaatataaaacaccagttcacttccgtagaacatccccaagctaatggacaagccgaagctgccaacaaggtcatattggctggactaaaacgaagattacaggacgcaaagggagcttgggccgaagaacttccacaagtcctatgggcatatcgaacaatgccacattccaccacaaaggagtcacccttccgattagcatacggaacggaggctatgatcccagtagagatcgaggaagggtcgcctagagtagtccattacaatgaagaagccaactcccaacttcgaagggaagagctcgacctacttcctgaaatccaagaaagagctcggatcagggaagaagtactaaaacgacgaatggcttccaaatataatcaaaaggtagtgccaagtggtttcgctgagaatgatctcattctaatccgaaatgatatagaaacaactcgacccggagaaggaaagttggcagcaaactggaaaggaccctaccgagttgtagaggtacttgggaagggctactacagactatccgaactcgacgggcgagagcttcccagatcgtggtacgcctgcaacctaagaaggtactatagctaaagaaggtaaaagatctcatcataggaagcactctttttcctgaaaaggttttttaatgaggcaccatgatGAGATCCAGAAAATATCTGCTTCAaaaggataaaaaatatatatgtacatattttcattttcttttaaataaaatatatgagacAATTCTACAAGTTTTcgagacgcattaatctgaacattcatcgtccgattataaagcaactgatcggcagaaagtgaaaaacgaattcactgcacgatcacgataaaagaccaacagagatgaaaaccagattcatctaaaggtcgactaaaCGAGGAAGttaaaccaccttctacaaatcggcaaagatgaaaacagaataatgcaagaagttatcgaaagtgatccagagaaaggacctgacgaggtcttgatggattgctaaataataacttaaaaaagactggtcgacgttaagaagtcggaccaagtcaaactaagttataagtaaaccctggaaagaggtctggccaaccctataaaagaggattactttaacttagaagggctcgacgcGACGAAGTTGGCCcaaaaatataaaagttataaaagtaatccctgaaagagacctgaacaaggtccaagaaagaggattacaaaaataacttagaagggcccgacgtgacgaagtcggcccaaaacataaaagttataaaagtaatccctgaaagagacc is drawn from Arachis hypogaea cultivar Tifrunner chromosome 12, arahy.Tifrunner.gnm2.J5K5, whole genome shotgun sequence and contains these coding sequences:
- the LOC112729849 gene encoding putative disease resistance protein At3g14460, yielding MVSPSTSGGLGSLLRTINYDERDWDSVLKSELREVFEDQNDEIIPALRISYHYLPSNLKRCFVYCSLFPKDYEFDKGELVLLWMAEELLQPKGKKSLEELGCEYFDQLVARSFFQSSSTDNSFYVIHDIMHDLATIYAGEFYFRAKKLEKNNRISNKTRHLLHNSRGNYPCSQLVVACGRTLPEELCTLYNLQTLKLNKCRWLMKLPNNMQDLVNLRHIDIEGAGLEEMPKGISKMRDLQFLRACLENVIDGDQALEARMAEKKNIRSLYLTWSSDNDTADSQDIINNLRPHTNLRELSINEYMGQTFPNWLGHSSFRNMTKIYLKCCSNCFELPSVGQLPSLKHLQLNEFNKLTRVGAKFNKDDESSFCGTPFPMLKTLCFSDMYCWEEWLSVSSEFELDAFPWLRVLTMRNCPLLRGDLPSQLPALKSIRISQCAQLAFTLPRVDAMLKLSVEGPHQVEAVFEAIARNQLNCLQSLRISRCYSSISFPGACLPFSLQNLEILGCPYLEFPMSQKLRESLQSVSIFDSCFSLVSFPLASFPNLTALRISSCN